The proteins below come from a single Afipia felis ATCC 53690 genomic window:
- a CDS encoding multicopper oxidase domain-containing protein, translated as MNRTLRAALMAGGVVAMATCMSAISSDAEAKTVKVNLTAKETMVPIDNEGHKAIGWTYDGQIPGPVVRATEGDTIEFTLTNDPANKNSHSIDFHAARADVLTAFAPIKPGETKTFTFTADNPGAFFYHCGADPMIQHIARGMIGAIIIDPKDPDAMPKADREYILVEHQTFDNPEDVKGMMANNWQHDAFNAVPFQYDPVHDVNATQTLEAKPGERVRIYLINAGPNEFSGFHPIAGIWDRVYPSGNPKNVLTGMQNYTVAPGDAATFDVISPKEGAYALVNHSMRAALSGSIAVIMFSNKADPSMGHGDKILPRL; from the coding sequence ATGAACAGAACTTTGCGGGCCGCGCTGATGGCAGGCGGTGTGGTGGCGATGGCAACATGCATGAGCGCCATCTCCAGCGATGCCGAGGCCAAGACCGTCAAGGTCAATCTCACGGCCAAGGAAACGATGGTGCCGATCGACAATGAAGGTCACAAGGCCATCGGCTGGACTTATGACGGCCAGATTCCCGGGCCTGTCGTGCGCGCCACCGAAGGCGATACCATCGAGTTCACGCTGACGAACGACCCCGCCAACAAGAACTCGCACTCCATCGACTTCCACGCCGCGCGCGCTGACGTGCTGACCGCGTTCGCTCCGATCAAGCCCGGCGAAACCAAAACCTTCACCTTCACCGCCGACAATCCCGGCGCATTCTTCTATCACTGCGGCGCCGACCCGATGATCCAGCACATCGCGCGCGGAATGATCGGCGCCATCATCATCGATCCGAAGGACCCGGACGCGATGCCAAAGGCGGATCGTGAATACATCCTGGTTGAGCACCAGACCTTCGACAATCCCGAAGACGTCAAAGGCATGATGGCCAACAACTGGCAGCACGACGCCTTCAACGCCGTCCCCTTCCAGTACGATCCCGTACATGACGTCAACGCCACGCAGACGCTCGAAGCCAAGCCGGGTGAACGCGTGCGTATCTATCTCATCAACGCCGGCCCGAACGAATTTTCCGGCTTCCACCCGATCGCGGGCATCTGGGACCGCGTCTATCCGTCGGGCAACCCGAAGAACGTGCTGACGGGCATGCAGAACTACACCGTCGCCCCTGGCGACGCAGCGACCTTCGATGTCATTTCGCCGAAGGAAGGCGCTTATGCTCTCGTGAACCACTCGATGCGTGCTGCCCTCTCCGGTTCCATCGCGGTGATCATGTTCAGCAATAAGGCCGACCCATCGATGGGTCATGGCGACAAGATCCTTCCAAGGCTGTAA
- the purB gene encoding adenylosuccinate lyase, which translates to MIPRYSRPEMTSIWEPQTRFQIWFEIEAHAADALAEIGTIPKDAAKKVWEKAKGVTFNVERIDEIERETKHDVIAFLTHLAEIVGPEARFVHQGMTSSDVLDTCLNVQLARAADLLIADIDRVLAALKARAFEHKLTPVIGRSHGIHAEPVTFGLKLAYAYAEFDRARARLVAARKEIATCAISGAVGTFAQIDPRVEEHVAKAMGLTVEPISTQVIPRDRHAMFFATLGVVAASMERLAVEIRHMQRTEVLEAEEFFSQGQKGSSAMPHKRNPVLTENLTGLSRMVRAYVTPALENVVLWHERDISHSSAERMMGPDATVTLDFALNRLAGVIEKLLVYPENMQKNLDRLGGLVHSQRLLLALTQKGASREDAYRLVQRNAMPVWRGEGDFQSLLKKDEDVKKLLSDKEIEEQFDLAYHFKHVDTIFDRVFGKS; encoded by the coding sequence ATGATTCCTCGCTATTCCCGCCCCGAAATGACCTCCATCTGGGAGCCTCAGACGCGTTTCCAGATCTGGTTCGAGATCGAGGCCCATGCCGCCGACGCGCTGGCCGAGATCGGCACGATTCCGAAGGACGCGGCGAAGAAGGTCTGGGAAAAAGCCAAGGGCGTAACCTTCAATGTCGAGCGCATCGACGAGATCGAGCGCGAGACCAAGCACGACGTCATCGCCTTCCTCACGCACCTTGCCGAGATTGTCGGCCCCGAAGCACGGTTCGTGCATCAGGGCATGACCTCGTCGGACGTGCTCGACACCTGCCTGAACGTGCAACTCGCGCGCGCCGCCGATCTTCTGATCGCCGATATCGACCGCGTGCTCGCGGCTCTTAAAGCACGCGCATTCGAGCACAAGCTCACGCCGGTCATCGGCCGCTCGCACGGCATCCATGCCGAGCCGGTGACTTTCGGCCTCAAGCTCGCTTACGCCTACGCCGAATTTGACCGTGCCCGCGCCCGCCTCGTCGCCGCGCGGAAGGAAATCGCGACCTGCGCCATCTCGGGCGCCGTCGGCACCTTTGCGCAGATCGATCCGCGGGTGGAAGAACATGTCGCCAAGGCAATGGGGCTGACCGTCGAACCGATCTCGACGCAGGTGATCCCGCGCGACCGTCACGCCATGTTCTTCGCGACGCTTGGCGTCGTCGCGGCATCGATGGAACGCCTCGCGGTTGAAATCCGGCACATGCAGCGCACCGAAGTGCTGGAAGCCGAAGAGTTCTTCTCGCAGGGGCAGAAGGGCTCCTCGGCGATGCCGCACAAGCGTAACCCGGTGCTGACCGAAAATCTCACCGGCCTGTCACGCATGGTCCGCGCTTATGTCACCCCCGCGCTGGAGAACGTCGTGCTCTGGCACGAGCGCGACATCTCGCACTCCTCCGCCGAGCGGATGATGGGCCCCGACGCCACCGTGACGCTCGACTTCGCGCTCAACCGGCTTGCCGGCGTGATCGAGAAGCTTCTCGTCTATCCCGAGAACATGCAGAAGAACCTCGACCGCCTCGGCGGCCTGGTCCACTCGCAACGGCTGCTGCTGGCACTGACGCAGAAGGGTGCCTCGCGCGAGGACGCCTACCGCCTCGTGCAGCGCAACGCGATGCCTGTCTGGCGTGGCGAAGGCGACTTCCAGTCGCTTCTGAAAAAGGATGAGGACGTTAAAAAGCTCTTGTCCGACAAGGAGATCGAAGAGCAATTTGATCTCGCCTATCACTTTAAGCACGTCGACACGATCTTTGACCGAGTGTTCGGGAAATCCTGA
- a CDS encoding KTSC domain-containing protein: MPSTAIRRIMYDPIDRELWVTFVSGRQYVYFDVPPEKFSAFSHAESRGGFFNREIRDQYGYREILAPHRQAS; the protein is encoded by the coding sequence ATGCCTTCGACCGCCATCCGCCGTATCATGTACGATCCGATCGATCGCGAATTGTGGGTCACGTTCGTGTCCGGCCGCCAGTATGTTTATTTCGACGTACCACCGGAGAAGTTCTCGGCCTTCAGCCACGCCGAATCTCGCGGCGGATTTTTCAATCGGGAAATCCGCGATCAGTACGGCTATCGCGAAATCCTCGCGCCCCATCGTCAGGCGAGTTAA
- the rpe gene encoding ribulose-phosphate 3-epimerase, whose translation MSLPSAHRPLIIAPSVLASDYARLGEEVRAVDMAGADWLHMDVMDGHFVPNISYGPDIIKAMRPHTKKIFDAHLMIAPCDPYLEAFAKAGCDHITVHAEAGPHLHRSVQAVRALGKKAGVALNPATPANVIEYVLDLIDIVLVMSVNPGFGGQSFIPAVLEKITTIRAMCAGRPIDIMVDGGVTADNAAQITAAGANAFVAGSAVFKGGTFDHYKTNISAIRNAAANARGEAI comes from the coding sequence ATGTCCCTGCCATCCGCACACCGTCCGCTGATTATCGCGCCATCGGTTCTCGCCTCCGACTACGCCCGTCTGGGCGAAGAGGTCCGCGCCGTCGATATGGCGGGTGCCGACTGGCTCCACATGGACGTGATGGACGGCCATTTCGTGCCGAACATTTCCTACGGGCCGGACATCATCAAGGCGATGCGTCCGCACACCAAGAAGATCTTCGACGCACATCTGATGATCGCGCCCTGCGACCCCTATCTCGAGGCGTTCGCGAAGGCAGGCTGCGACCACATCACGGTGCATGCGGAAGCCGGACCCCACCTTCACCGCTCGGTGCAGGCGGTCCGGGCACTCGGCAAGAAGGCCGGTGTCGCGCTCAATCCGGCGACGCCTGCGAACGTTATCGAGTATGTGCTCGACCTCATCGACATCGTGCTGGTGATGTCGGTCAATCCCGGCTTCGGCGGTCAGTCCTTCATTCCGGCCGTGCTGGAAAAGATCACGACGATCCGCGCGATGTGCGCGGGCCGCCCGATCGACATCATGGTCGATGGCGGCGTCACGGCGGACAACGCAGCACAGATCACCGCCGCGGGCGCGAACGCTTTCGTCGCCGGATCGGCAGTCTTCAAAGGCGGCACGTTCGACCACTACAAGACGAACATTTCGGCGATCCGTAACGCGGCCGCGAATGCGCGCGGCGAAGCAATCTGA
- a CDS encoding multicopper oxidase domain-containing protein gives MTACGRRLPIATLLSAMIASGLTMFMSPAIAETRHFSMTIEDTILTLVDKQTFHTFSFNGQTPGPLIHVKEGDDLVIDVENQTTLPHTIHWHGMFQRGSWKNDGVPDTTQPAIPPGETFTYRFKAEPSGTMWYHCHVNVNEHVAMRGMWGPLIVDPIDPPAVEKEVTKDYVMMFSSWVSQWANKPGQGGIPGDEPDFFTVNGKAFPDTQPLRIKKGDVIRIRLIGAGDELHSIHIHGHDFEVYAKDGRPLANPYLADTILFGPGERYDLILRADNPGIWMVHDHIDRHTVNGKSPMGGMMTTIEYEEIPVKEQSFYSWKNKQFVPDFYYEESLKKPLGMHESSAFKGVPAP, from the coding sequence ATGACTGCCTGCGGACGACGCTTGCCTATCGCTACCCTTCTCTCTGCAATGATCGCTTCGGGGCTGACGATGTTCATGTCCCCCGCCATCGCGGAAACCCGGCATTTCTCGATGACGATCGAGGACACCATTCTCACGCTGGTGGATAAGCAAACCTTCCACACCTTCTCGTTCAACGGCCAGACGCCGGGGCCACTGATTCACGTCAAGGAAGGCGATGATCTCGTCATCGACGTCGAAAATCAGACCACGCTGCCACACACGATCCATTGGCACGGCATGTTTCAGCGCGGAAGCTGGAAGAACGACGGCGTGCCAGACACTACGCAGCCCGCCATTCCGCCGGGCGAGACTTTCACCTATCGCTTCAAGGCCGAGCCATCCGGCACGATGTGGTACCACTGCCACGTCAACGTGAACGAGCATGTCGCGATGCGCGGCATGTGGGGGCCGCTGATCGTCGATCCTATCGATCCGCCTGCCGTCGAGAAGGAAGTCACCAAAGACTACGTCATGATGTTCTCCAGCTGGGTCTCCCAGTGGGCGAACAAGCCCGGCCAGGGCGGCATCCCTGGCGATGAGCCGGATTTCTTCACCGTCAACGGCAAGGCATTTCCCGACACGCAGCCGCTGCGCATCAAGAAGGGCGACGTCATCCGGATTCGCCTGATTGGCGCCGGCGACGAGCTGCACTCCATCCACATCCACGGCCACGACTTCGAGGTCTACGCCAAGGACGGACGGCCGCTCGCCAATCCCTATCTCGCCGACACCATCCTGTTCGGACCGGGTGAGCGCTACGACCTGATCCTGCGCGCCGACAATCCCGGCATCTGGATGGTTCACGATCACATCGATCGCCACACCGTGAACGGCAAGTCGCCGATGGGCGGCATGATGACCACCATCGAATACGAGGAAATTCCGGTGAAGGAGCAGTCCTTCTACAGCTGGAAGAACAAGCAATTCGTGCCCGACTTCTACTACGAGGAATCGCTGAAGAAGCCGCTCGGCATGCATGAAAGCTCCGCGTTCAAGGGAGTGCCGGCGCCGTAA
- a CDS encoding c-type cytochrome, translated as MNALVKYPSPALSSWKSLVLASALAAAALLLTPDIGRADPPIEQVYNIYCAQCHGLKRNGTGVNLPGLSVRPRDHTDSKGMGDTPDDELFKAIKEGGLAVNKSVLMPTWGAVLSDKQITEMVKYLRTVCHCGK; from the coding sequence ATGAATGCGCTCGTGAAATACCCGTCTCCTGCCCTCTCCTCGTGGAAAAGTCTCGTGCTCGCCTCCGCGCTTGCGGCCGCAGCTCTGCTTCTTACGCCGGACATCGGCCGCGCCGATCCGCCGATCGAGCAGGTCTACAACATCTATTGCGCGCAGTGTCATGGGCTGAAGCGCAATGGCACCGGCGTCAATTTACCTGGCCTGTCCGTGCGCCCGCGCGACCACACCGACAGCAAGGGCATGGGCGACACGCCTGACGACGAACTGTTCAAGGCGATCAAGGAAGGCGGCCTCGCGGTCAACAAGTCGGTGCTGATGCCGACCTGGGGCGCGGTTCTCTCCGACAAGCAGATCACCGAGATGGTGAAGTACCTCAGAACGGTTTGCCATTGCGGTAAGTGA
- a CDS encoding outer membrane beta-barrel protein translates to MLRTALLCGSMIMAAFHPAWAEDEFVASLRLRGGYDSNPQFSNGSGIGGSAFIGTDASMAAAHKDGDASLGIAAEASQIQYANPQATPALNGKVIIRGMLGSDDLNVSSVTTISDISTYNLRSSDLIQSVKGEAKIGSFKLFATAEGARSSLNQTNAIFQDFLPEAQQYLRGTLIPGVAYACGKFEVGASVNLSMRRYAQEFDVFGYRRDNERIQPFVFAKYADKDFSVTGSLSQLRGTWHDPDFSNVKALLYEGHLHWRHDAWTLDLTAWKRANETTFPISPITIDAAYTGKLSWAATPQLTLSAAAGYTTTRYLESPFDAQTATVAFGGSYDLGNDYALGLDLTYAHGVLISGDKASALILSSSITKKFSPFAKAAVEKDKNPNRKI, encoded by the coding sequence ATGTTGCGGACGGCGTTGCTGTGCGGAAGTATGATAATGGCCGCGTTCCATCCTGCGTGGGCGGAGGATGAGTTCGTCGCTTCTTTGCGGCTGCGCGGCGGCTACGATTCCAATCCGCAGTTTTCGAACGGCAGCGGCATCGGCGGCTCCGCCTTCATCGGCACCGATGCGTCGATGGCGGCCGCTCACAAGGACGGCGATGCGAGCCTTGGGATCGCGGCGGAAGCGAGCCAGATTCAATACGCCAACCCGCAGGCGACACCGGCCCTGAACGGCAAGGTCATCATTCGCGGCATGCTGGGCAGCGACGATCTGAATGTCAGCTCGGTCACGACGATCTCCGACATCAGTACCTATAACCTGCGTTCGTCCGACCTAATCCAGTCGGTCAAGGGCGAAGCGAAAATTGGTTCATTCAAATTATTCGCGACGGCGGAGGGAGCGCGCTCGAGCCTCAATCAGACCAACGCGATCTTTCAGGATTTTTTGCCCGAGGCGCAGCAGTATCTGCGCGGCACGCTTATTCCCGGCGTCGCCTATGCCTGTGGAAAATTCGAGGTCGGGGCGTCGGTCAACCTGTCGATGCGGCGCTATGCGCAGGAGTTCGATGTGTTCGGTTATCGCCGTGACAATGAACGAATCCAGCCGTTCGTGTTCGCGAAATATGCCGACAAGGATTTCAGCGTCACAGGGTCGCTGTCGCAATTGCGCGGCACCTGGCACGATCCTGATTTCAGCAACGTGAAGGCGTTGCTTTACGAGGGGCATCTTCACTGGCGCCACGATGCCTGGACGCTCGATCTGACGGCGTGGAAACGCGCCAACGAGACCACCTTTCCAATTTCGCCGATCACGATCGATGCGGCCTATACCGGCAAGCTGTCATGGGCCGCGACGCCGCAACTGACGCTGAGTGCGGCGGCGGGTTACACCACGACGCGTTATCTCGAATCGCCGTTCGATGCGCAGACCGCGACGGTCGCGTTCGGCGGCTCCTACGATCTTGGTAACGACTATGCGCTGGGGCTGGATCTCACCTACGCACACGGCGTTCTGATTTCCGGCGACAAGGCGAGCGCCTTGATCCTGTCGTCATCGATCACGAAGAAATTTTCGCCGTTTGCAAAAGCGGCGGTGGAAAAAGATAAGAATCCCAACCGGAAAATATGA
- a CDS encoding tetratricopeptide repeat protein, with translation MTFTLRGIFSGWRLYLTVSVTGIGIGAIAALALTRLPPLTTHRITAPLNSAATIAPEPIGGLPDLPKLLLSNPARQWTILGGVLLDSGLPSLAVPALEQAVADDQANTSLRSALGEALALSASGKISDRARIEFESVLQSNPNDLVARFYMAHWMLQNGKPKPALVKLVGLMRTVGNDPLWYARLWQVMPEAAEQVGVSRLALEALCVAGM, from the coding sequence ATGACTTTCACCTTGCGCGGCATTTTCTCCGGCTGGCGACTTTATCTCACCGTCTCTGTGACAGGCATTGGCATTGGAGCCATCGCGGCGCTCGCTTTGACTCGCCTGCCTCCGCTCACGACACATCGCATCACTGCGCCGCTCAACAGCGCTGCGACCATTGCGCCGGAGCCCATCGGGGGACTGCCCGATCTGCCTAAACTCCTTCTGTCGAACCCAGCCAGGCAATGGACCATCCTCGGCGGCGTTCTGCTCGACAGCGGCCTGCCCTCTCTCGCCGTACCAGCTCTCGAACAAGCTGTTGCAGATGACCAAGCCAATACGTCGCTGCGCTCAGCGCTCGGCGAGGCTCTCGCACTTTCCGCGAGCGGGAAAATCAGCGACCGCGCGCGCATCGAATTCGAAAGCGTGCTGCAGTCGAATCCGAACGATCTGGTCGCACGCTTCTACATGGCGCACTGGATGCTGCAGAACGGCAAGCCCAAGCCCGCACTTGTAAAACTCGTCGGACTGATGCGCACCGTCGGAAACGACCCCCTCTGGTACGCGCGACTGTGGCAGGTGATGCCCGAGGCCGCCGAGCAGGTCGGCGTCAGCCGACTCGCGCTGGAAGCGCTATGCGTTGCAGGAATGTAA
- a CDS encoding c-type cytochrome gives MKYKLPLATAILTAALLSGAQAADKLDASCASCHALTKPTDTSLERLMSRKGPDLWYAGSKFNADWLVAWLQDPKPIRPAGYPYFKTIIEGPEHDVPDPSKITPHPKLTKAAAESAAAALMALKAPDLVAAGTFKGDTGGARMGALAFTKLRGCVTCHQGENGQGGFSGPELTNAGARLQPDFIAAYTIDPQRFDPHVWMPMLALKDQDIQRITAYLSIQGRGDSK, from the coding sequence ATGAAATACAAACTGCCTTTGGCAACCGCGATATTGACCGCGGCTCTGCTCAGCGGGGCGCAGGCCGCCGACAAACTCGACGCCAGTTGTGCCTCGTGCCACGCCCTCACCAAGCCGACTGACACGTCGCTCGAGCGGCTCATGTCCCGCAAGGGGCCCGACCTCTGGTACGCCGGCAGCAAGTTCAACGCCGACTGGCTGGTGGCCTGGCTGCAGGATCCAAAGCCGATCCGCCCAGCGGGGTATCCCTATTTCAAGACGATCATCGAAGGGCCCGAGCACGACGTGCCGGATCCATCGAAGATCACCCCGCATCCCAAACTCACGAAAGCCGCCGCCGAAAGCGCCGCTGCTGCGTTGATGGCGTTGAAAGCGCCCGACCTCGTGGCCGCAGGCACTTTCAAGGGCGACACCGGCGGCGCGCGCATGGGTGCTCTCGCCTTCACCAAACTGCGCGGCTGCGTCACCTGCCATCAGGGCGAAAACGGGCAAGGCGGTTTCTCGGGGCCTGAACTCACCAACGCCGGTGCACGGCTGCAACCCGACTTCATCGCCGCCTACACCATCGATCCGCAGCGCTTCGATCCGCACGTCTGGATGCCGATGCTCGCGCTGAAGGATCAGGATATCCAGCGGATCACCGCGTACCTGTCGATACAAGGCCGGGGAGACAGCAAATGA
- a CDS encoding EF-hand domain-containing protein → MYLALAGAASTALDLLSSLTSSKSSSTQPTTGVSQGSKPFVISSSTSASVTTSSPATWGQSGALSPDTWNALLAAQSPSATANSATSPSNAMKDLFSQLDVNGDGSISKSEFEQQLGAGGTNVAAADNVFAKLDTDGDGSVSINELTSALQARKSGGSHHAHGGHGGGGGGLADALSQSIDGATTTTTTNSDGSTTTTLTYADGSKVTSTSAASSAGSSSAASSYNLIEKLIQSQSQAVSNASTSSVKV, encoded by the coding sequence ATGTATCTGGCTTTGGCAGGTGCCGCATCGACAGCGCTCGATCTGTTGTCGTCGCTGACGTCGTCGAAATCGTCGTCGACGCAGCCGACGACTGGGGTATCCCAGGGCTCGAAGCCGTTCGTCATTTCGTCCAGCACGTCGGCGTCAGTGACGACCTCGTCTCCCGCGACATGGGGGCAGAGCGGGGCGCTTTCGCCCGATACGTGGAATGCGCTGCTCGCGGCGCAATCGCCGTCGGCGACCGCCAACTCTGCTACCTCGCCGTCGAACGCGATGAAAGATTTGTTCTCGCAGCTCGACGTCAATGGCGACGGCTCGATTTCGAAATCGGAATTCGAACAGCAGCTCGGTGCCGGCGGCACCAATGTCGCGGCGGCGGACAACGTGTTCGCCAAGCTCGACACGGACGGCGACGGCTCCGTCAGCATCAATGAACTGACCAGCGCGCTGCAGGCCCGAAAGAGTGGCGGCAGCCATCATGCGCATGGCGGCCACGGTGGAGGCGGCGGCGGTCTGGCTGACGCCTTGTCGCAATCGATCGACGGCGCCACAACCACCACCACGACCAATTCTGACGGTTCGACCACCACCACGCTGACCTATGCCGACGGCTCGAAGGTTACCTCGACCAGTGCGGCATCCAGTGCCGGTTCGTCCAGCGCCGCGTCATCCTATAATCTGATCGAAAAACTGATCCAGTCACAGTCTCAGGCGGTCTCCAACGCTTCGACCTCGTCTGTCAAAGTCTAG
- a CDS encoding alpha/beta hydrolase domain-containing protein, which translates to MKRLFAAASALAVTMTATPSNAKVIKFEILKTESPAFGGRTFGSVGTYDRVFARATIALAPSDPHNGIIADIEHAPRDAQGLVQATTDVQMLRPTNAAHGNRRLFYEVLNRGSKLGLALFDDTPKVINDPETAEDAGNGFLMRKGYTVVWSGWQGDLTPGEGRMTFSPPVVSGITGLACEEYIFDHENNPATAKLSYPAADLDVAHAKLSVREAEADQRATPVDLSFTFTDDTHISIKRPAGFDAGAIYELIYQAKNPKVMGMGFAATRDIVSFLRYEKADAAGGANPLAGQVDKAIGFGLSQSGRFLHDYLYLGFNGDEAGRMVFDGVMPHISGGKKTFTNYRFSQPGRSPYEHADMLYPGSEFPFTYTTTTDVLTGRTDGILKRCEEQKNCPKILKSDSEIEFYQQRAALVSTGTDGKPVEIPDNVRVYFLSNLQHYALAHAKSAMVKQCKYPSNPLNAGPSVRALLVALDAWITDGTAPPPSRYPSVADGTLVAPDAKDVGFPANPAFPYTERLARPTLIDFSEMPPAKIKPYPIFVPKTDADGRAIAGVHLPTLEAPIATHTGWNIRKAGFSEGELCDNNGSMIPFAATKEERLKTGDPRLSLAERYPHPGDRAAAVEKAAKQLVQDRLLLKEDVKTFTDAVN; encoded by the coding sequence ATGAAACGCCTGTTTGCTGCGGCCAGCGCGCTGGCCGTCACCATGACCGCCACGCCGTCCAATGCCAAAGTCATCAAATTCGAAATCCTGAAAACTGAATCGCCGGCTTTCGGCGGGCGCACGTTCGGCAGTGTCGGAACCTATGATCGGGTGTTCGCGCGGGCGACGATCGCGCTGGCGCCGTCCGATCCGCATAACGGCATCATCGCGGACATCGAGCATGCGCCGCGCGATGCACAGGGCCTCGTCCAGGCGACGACGGACGTACAGATGCTCCGGCCGACCAATGCGGCCCACGGCAATCGCCGGCTGTTCTATGAAGTGCTCAACCGCGGTAGCAAGCTCGGGCTCGCGCTGTTCGACGACACGCCGAAAGTCATCAATGATCCCGAGACGGCGGAAGATGCCGGAAACGGCTTTCTGATGCGAAAGGGTTACACGGTCGTGTGGAGCGGCTGGCAGGGCGATCTCACTCCAGGTGAGGGGCGGATGACGTTTTCGCCGCCGGTCGTTTCCGGGATCACGGGTCTCGCGTGCGAGGAATACATCTTCGATCACGAGAACAATCCGGCGACCGCCAAGCTGAGCTATCCCGCCGCCGATCTTGATGTCGCGCATGCCAAGCTCTCCGTGCGCGAAGCGGAGGCCGATCAGCGCGCGACGCCTGTCGATCTGTCGTTCACGTTCACCGACGATACGCATATCTCAATCAAGCGCCCGGCGGGCTTCGATGCAGGCGCGATCTACGAACTGATCTATCAGGCTAAAAATCCCAAGGTGATGGGAATGGGCTTTGCCGCGACGCGCGACATTGTTTCTTTCCTGCGTTACGAGAAGGCGGATGCCGCAGGTGGCGCCAATCCACTTGCCGGGCAGGTCGACAAGGCGATCGGCTTCGGTCTCTCGCAGAGCGGCCGCTTCCTGCACGACTATCTCTATCTCGGCTTCAACGGTGATGAAGCCGGGCGGATGGTGTTCGACGGCGTGATGCCGCACATTTCCGGGGGCAAGAAGACCTTCACGAATTATCGCTTCAGCCAGCCGGGCCGCTCGCCTTACGAGCACGCCGACATGCTGTATCCCGGCTCGGAGTTTCCCTTCACTTACACGACCACGACCGATGTTCTTACCGGCAGGACCGACGGCATCCTCAAACGCTGCGAGGAACAGAAGAATTGTCCGAAGATTCTGAAATCGGACAGCGAGATCGAGTTTTATCAGCAGCGTGCGGCGCTGGTCTCGACCGGCACCGACGGCAAGCCGGTGGAGATTCCGGACAATGTCCGGGTCTACTTCCTCTCGAACCTGCAACACTACGCGCTGGCGCACGCAAAGTCGGCGATGGTGAAGCAATGCAAATATCCGTCAAACCCGCTGAATGCCGGGCCGTCGGTCCGCGCGTTGCTGGTGGCGCTCGATGCCTGGATCACGGACGGCACCGCGCCGCCGCCGAGCCGCTATCCGAGCGTTGCCGATGGCACGCTGGTAGCACCGGATGCGAAGGATGTTGGCTTTCCGGCCAATCCCGCATTTCCTTATACCGAGCGGCTGGCACGGCCGACCCTGATCGATTTCAGCGAAATGCCGCCGGCGAAGATCAAGCCGTATCCCATCTTCGTGCCCAAGACCGATGCCGATGGCCGCGCCATCGCGGGCGTGCATCTGCCGACATTGGAAGCACCCATCGCCACGCACACTGGGTGGAACATCCGCAAGGCAGGTTTTTCGGAAGGTGAGCTTTGCGACAACAACGGATCGATGATCCCGTTTGCGGCGACGAAGGAGGAGCGGCTGAAGACCGGTGATCCGCGTCTGTCGCTCGCCGAACGTTATCCGCATCCGGGCGATCGCGCTGCCGCAGTCGAGAAGGCCGCGAAGCAGCTTGTTCAGGACCGGCTGTTACTCAAGGAAGACGTCAAGACATTCACCGACGCGGTGAATTGA